A single window of Streptomyces griseoviridis DNA harbors:
- a CDS encoding nuclear transport factor 2 family protein produces MAQSQHRTVPDEVTGDLYAEIQTFYARQMRRADALDIEGFADTFTPDGEVVHADGGRTRGRDEMVAAMRARLPRYQGVATQHWFGHLLVERLADGALGVSYYTLVAQSEGGGLSFQPAYTVDDVLVREPGGALLTRSRIIRRNTPGQR; encoded by the coding sequence GTGGCCCAGTCCCAGCACCGCACCGTCCCTGATGAGGTCACCGGGGACCTCTACGCGGAGATCCAGACGTTCTACGCCCGGCAGATGCGGCGGGCGGACGCCCTCGACATCGAGGGCTTCGCCGACACGTTCACCCCGGACGGCGAGGTGGTGCACGCCGACGGCGGGCGGACCCGCGGCCGGGACGAGATGGTCGCCGCCATGCGGGCGAGGCTGCCCCGCTACCAGGGCGTGGCGACCCAGCACTGGTTCGGCCATCTGCTCGTCGAGCGGCTCGCGGACGGCGCCCTGGGCGTCTCCTACTACACGCTGGTCGCCCAGTCGGAGGGCGGCGGGCTGTCCTTCCAGCCCGCCTACACCGTGGACGACGTGCTGGTGCGCGAGCCCGGCGGGGCGCTGCTGACCCGATCCAGGATCATCCGCAGGAACACCCCGGGGCAGCGGTAG